A single region of the Halanaerobiales bacterium genome encodes:
- a CDS encoding response regulator transcription factor, with protein sequence MIRVYLVDDHPFVLKGLRTYLKTQDDIEVIGEAEKGEKAVKEIKKMKPEVAIVDLRLPDKNGTEITKDVKSAGLKTEIIILSSYNRDQEVIEAIDAGALSYLMKDSSPEKLVEAIKAAEKGEPMLHPRVAKKIMQRAAGKKVVAEPLTDREMEVLSLLVKGLSNKEIADDLYISPRTVKSHVSNILRKLDVKDRTQAVIKAIDNDLVRR encoded by the coding sequence ATGATTAGAGTCTATTTAGTAGATGATCATCCTTTTGTTTTAAAAGGTTTAAGAACCTATCTTAAAACCCAGGATGATATAGAAGTAATCGGTGAAGCTGAAAAAGGAGAGAAGGCAGTTAAAGAAATAAAAAAAATGAAACCTGAGGTGGCCATAGTTGATCTTCGTTTACCGGACAAAAATGGAACAGAAATAACTAAAGATGTAAAAAGTGCAGGTTTGAAAACAGAAATAATTATTCTTTCCAGTTATAACAGAGATCAGGAAGTAATTGAAGCAATTGATGCAGGTGCTTTAAGTTATCTTATGAAAGATTCATCACCGGAAAAATTAGTAGAAGCAATAAAAGCTGCGGAAAAAGGTGAACCTATGCTGCATCCCAGAGTGGCAAAAAAGATAATGCAGAGAGCAGCAGGTAAAAAAGTAGTAGCAGAGCCTTTAACAGATAGAGAAATGGAAGTTTTATCATTACTTGTTAAAGGTTTAAGTAATAAAGAGATTGCTGATGATTTATATATTTCTCCCAGAACAGTAAAAAGTCATGTTAGTAATATTTTAAGGAAATTGGATGTAAAAGATAGAACTCAGGCGGTTATAAAAGCAATTGATAATGACCTTGTAAGGAGGTAA